One region of Bacillus zhangzhouensis genomic DNA includes:
- the opuAA gene encoding glycine/proline betaine ABC transporter ATP-binding protein OpuAA produces MNSEERNIKIKINNVSKIFGKNAKKASQMLEKGKTKREILKETGATVGVNRANFDVYDGEIFVIMGLSGSGKSTLVRMLNRLIEPTSGEIYIDGDMITNMSKDQLREVRRKKISMVFQNFALFPHRTILENTEYGLELQGVDKEERRSKALESLKLVGLEGFEEQYPNQLSGGMQQRVGLARALANDPDILLMDEAFSALDPLIRKDMQDELLELHTSVGKTIIFITHDLDEALRIGDRIVLMKDGNIVQIGTPEEILMNPSNEYVERFVEDVDLSKVLTAGHIMKRAETVQIDKGARVALTLMKNLGISSIYAVDKKKHLLGVISAQAAKKAAETGASLETVLDKEFTTVLESTYLTEIFDAVSDANIPIAVVDEKNRMKGIVVRGALIGALSGNDEYINMSSNKLEGIKAQEPSAQEVE; encoded by the coding sequence ATGAATTCTGAAGAGAGAAATATCAAAATCAAGATAAATAATGTATCTAAAATTTTCGGTAAAAATGCTAAAAAAGCATCTCAAATGCTTGAAAAAGGGAAAACAAAAAGAGAAATCCTAAAAGAGACCGGCGCAACAGTTGGTGTCAATCGAGCAAATTTTGATGTATATGACGGCGAGATATTTGTCATCATGGGGCTATCAGGGAGCGGAAAGTCCACACTTGTGCGGATGCTAAACAGGTTAATCGAACCAACCTCCGGTGAAATATATATTGATGGGGATATGATAACAAATATGTCAAAGGATCAATTGCGTGAAGTCAGACGGAAAAAAATCAGCATGGTATTCCAAAACTTCGCATTGTTCCCGCACCGTACAATTCTTGAGAACACAGAGTATGGTCTTGAATTGCAAGGTGTAGATAAAGAAGAGCGCAGATCAAAAGCGCTTGAATCTTTAAAGCTTGTTGGACTTGAAGGCTTTGAAGAGCAATACCCAAATCAATTAAGTGGCGGGATGCAGCAGCGTGTTGGATTGGCACGTGCTTTAGCAAATGACCCTGACATTTTATTAATGGATGAAGCATTCAGCGCACTAGATCCATTAATTCGTAAAGATATGCAGGATGAATTGCTTGAGCTTCATACATCTGTAGGAAAAACGATCATTTTCATTACCCATGATTTAGATGAGGCGCTTCGTATTGGTGACCGTATTGTGCTCATGAAGGACGGAAATATTGTTCAAATTGGAACACCAGAAGAAATTCTGATGAACCCATCGAATGAATATGTTGAACGCTTCGTTGAAGATGTTGACCTTTCTAAAGTATTAACCGCTGGTCATATTATGAAACGTGCAGAAACAGTTCAAATCGATAAAGGGGCACGTGTGGCGCTTACGCTCATGAAAAACCTTGGGATTTCGTCTATCTATGCAGTAGATAAGAAAAAGCATTTATTAGGTGTCATTTCTGCCCAAGCAGCGAAAAAGGCAGCAGAAACGGGAGCGTCGCTTGAAACGGTTCTCGATAAAGAATTTACGACAGTGTTGGAATCTACGTATTTGACAGAGATCTTTGATGCGGTGTCAGATGCGAACATTCCGATTGCCGTTGTCGATGAGAAAAACAGAATGAAGGGCATTGTGGTCAGAGGTGCGTTGATTGGTGCATTATCAGGAAATGATGAGTATATCAACATGTCTTCTAACAAGCTAGAGGGAATTAAAGCACAAGAGCCTTCTGCACAGGAGGTAGAATAA